One part of the Alligator mississippiensis isolate rAllMis1 chromosome 3, rAllMis1, whole genome shotgun sequence genome encodes these proteins:
- the LOC102569358 gene encoding E3 ubiquitin-protein ligase Topors, producing MASSSEEFKTDGSFSSTAGTSNENMSMPTDASSDSRCPICLERIQNASYLNPCFHGFCFVCIQEWSERKAECPLCKQHFYSFFHSIKADNDFEEYVLPVENRSSVIFEVRSASTQRPESPLDDGILHDGFSGPLTRVRERAIDELVRRFAIRRTSHPGGISLGKVREQLTIKFRRALYRSGVRVRSVPSGGFYRNISADFFHQNPGSLRRLVPWLKRELRVLCGSHVSLVNDIQHIILHNMTYYDLESQAFADILQPHLLYYTNHFLHEFINFARSPFNSKVYDWRASYDIPFPLHEEVYQSYSSLTTSSDEEEGSEELEQEEEEESHCHTTADESTASNDEEPSDDEVPGSSWSSVEQAVDDSVFTLGSSEELARRDNFQRWFRRDTHSDEDNNCSSFKNSIISTIAERMASYFVESLPSFLDMKHEEEVKHLQSVREACFSSSHVCECSAASSGSLSGNERPDIPFQYPQSHLESGETPNPQNIQSQAEEMGNSKQIQPKEEETFPSEMSQSKAVGTDNNEQLLSHQEEITNNQQLPPTEYLPSTSSKKRDSWCFPCIRRS from the coding sequence ATGGCATCCTCGAGTGAAGAGTTTAAAACTGATGGCAGCTTTTCTTCCACAGCTGGGACAAGCAATGAAAATATGTCTATGCCAACAGATGCATCTTCAGACTCAAGATGCCCTATTTGCTTGGAGAGAATCCAAAATGCATCCTACTTAAATCCATGTTTccatgggttttgttttgtttgtatacAGGAGTGGTCAGAAAGGAAAGCAGAATGTCCTCTCTGCAAGCAGCATTTTTATTCATTCTTTCATAGCATCAAAGCTGACAATGACTTTGAGGAATATGTCCTACCTGTGGAGAATAGGTCATCTGTCATTTTTGAGGTAAGGTCAGCTTCTACTCAAAGGCCTGAATCCCCACTAGATGATGGGATTCTGCATGATGGATTTTCAGGTCCACTAACTCGAGTGAGGGAGAGAGCAATTGATGAGCTGGTGAGACGTTTCGCAATAAGGAGAACATCTCATCCAGGTGGAATATCTCTTGGGAAAGTACGGGAGCAGTTAACAATTAAGTTCAGGAGAGCACTCTATAGATCTGGTGTGAGGGTGAGAAGTGTCCCGTCTGGAGGATTCTACAGGAACATCTCCGCAGATTTTTTTCATCAAAACCCAGGCAGCCTTCGAAGATTAGTTCCCTGGCTAAAGCGTGAATTGAGAGTACTGTGTGGTTCTCATGTGTCTTTAGTCAATGATATACAGCATATCATCTTACATAATATGACTTATTATGATCTTGAGAGTCAAGCATTTGCAGATATCTTACAGCCTCACTTGCTCTATTACACCAATCACTTCTTGCACGAATTCATCAACTTTGCCCGATCTCCTTTCAACAGTAAGGTATATGACTGGCGAGCCAGTTATGATATTCCTTTTCCTCTGCATGAAGAGGTATACCAGTCTTACTCTTCTCTTACTACATCTTCAGATGAGGAAGAAGGTTCTGAAGAAttggagcaggaggaagaggaggagagtcATTGTCATACTACTGCTGATGAATCAACAGCCAGTAATGATGAGGAGCCTTCAGATGATGAAGTCCCAGGATCAAGTTGGTCAAGTGTGGAGCAGGCTGTTGATGATTCGGTTTTCACTCTTGGGTCTTCTGAAGAACTTGCCAGAAGAGACAATTTCCAGAGGTGGTTTCGGAGGGACACACATTCAGATGAGGACAATAACTGCTCTTCCTTTAAGAATTCCATCATCAGTACAATAGCTGAGAGAATGGCATCATACTTTGTTGAAtcactccccagttttctggacATGAAACATGAGGAAGAAGTAAAGCATCTGCAATCTGTAAGGGAGGCTTGCTTTAGCAGCAGTCATGTTTGTGAATGCTCAGCTGCTTCTAGTGGCAGTCTGTCAGGTAATGAAAGGCCTGATATACCATTCCAGTACCCACAGAGTCATCTTGAATCAGGAGAAACCCCTAACCCACAGAACATCCAGTCACAAGCAGAAGAAATGGGTAACAGTAAACAAATTCAGCCCAAAGAAGAGGAGACTTTTCCATCTGAAATGAGTCAGTCTAAGGCAGTGGGAACAGATAACAATGAGCAGCTCCTGTCCCACCAAGAGGAAATCACTAACAATCAGCAACTACCTCCTACAGAATACTTGCCAAGTACTTCTAGTAAAAAAAGGGACAGTTGGTGCTTCCCATGTATCAGAAGATCATAA